Part of the Ralstonia pickettii DTP0602 genome, AGGTGGCCGTGGCCGGCGTGCCCGACCCCCGCTGGGGCCAGAAGGTGGTGGCCTTCGTCAAGCCGCGCGGCTGCGTCGATGCCGGGGCGCTGGACGATTACTGCCGCGGCTCCGACCTCGTCAACTTCAAACGCCCGCGCGACTACGTATTCGTCGCCGACATCCCGAAATCGCCGGTCGGCAAGATCCTGCGCCGGAAGCTGTCGGCGGGCGAATACGACGCGCTTTCCTCTCTTCCCCACAGCGACCCCATCAAGGAGTAACGACATGACCCAGCCCTTCGCATTGACCCATCCCGACCAGCAGCGTCTGCAGGATCTCGACGGCTTTTCCGTGGAGATTGATCCGGCCCGCGAGCGCGCGGACATCATCCTGCATCGTCCGCCCTACAACGTGATCTCGATGGCGGCCCGCGACCAGTTGCGCGCCGTGTTCGAGGCACTGGACGCCGATGACCGCGTGCGTGTCATCGTGCTGCGCGCGCAGGGCAAGCATTTCTCCAGCGGCGGCGACATCCGCGGCTTCCTGGAGGCGTCGCCGGAGCATGTGTCGAACCTGGCGTGGAACGTGGCAGCGCCGGCGCGCTGCAGCAAGCCGGTGATCGCGGCCAACCGGGGCTACTGCTTCGGCGTGGGCTTCGAACTGTCGCTGGCGTGCGACTTCCGCATCGCCACTGCCACCACGGAATACGCCCTGCCCGAGCAGAAGCTCGGCCAGATTCCAGGCTCGGGCGGCTCGGCGCGGCTGCAGAAGATGGTGGGCGTGGGCCGCACCAAGGACATCGTCATGCGCTCGCGCCGCATCGCCGGCCGCCAGGCCTACGAGTGGGGCATCGCCGTGGACTGCGTGGCCGACGCCGAGCTGGAAGCCGCCACCGACGCGCTGGCCGACGAGCTGCGCGCCTTCTCCCCGCTGGCCCAGCGCACCGCCAAGAAGCTGCTCAACGATACCGAGGACGCACCGCTGTCGATCGCCATCGAACTCGAGGGGCACTGCTACAGCCGCCTGCGCAGCTCAGATGACTTCCGCGAGGGCGTGGAAGCGTTCCACGCGAAGCGTAATCCCGAATTCCGCGGCAGCTGACCGCGGGCGCAGGCGGGGCTGACCCGCCTGCCGAGCCCGAGAGACGGACGCGTCGACGATGCCCCCGGTGGGCATCGCGGGGAGCCGTTCACTCAAAAAGATAAGGAGACAACGATGGAAGTGCTGGCAAATGACAAGGTGCCGACCAGCGGCGCCCCCGTGGCCGCGAACAACCGGCAGGTGCTGGGCGCGGTGACCGCTTCGTGCATGGGATGGGCGCTCGACCTGTTCGACCTGTTTATCCTGCTGTTCGTGGCGCCGGTGATCGGCAAGCTGTTCTTTCCGTCCAAGCATGCGATGCTGTCGCTGGCGGCGGTGTACGCGTCGTTCGCGGTGACGCTGCTGATGCGGCCGCTCGGCTCGGCGATCTTCGGGGCCTACGCGGACCGGCACGGGCGCAAGGGTGCCATGGTGGTGGCCGTGACCGGCGTCGGCCTGTCGACGGCGGCGTTCGGGCTGCTGCCGACGGTCGCCCAGATCGGCCTCTTCGCGCCGGCGCTGTTCATCCTGCTGCGGCTGGTGCAGGGCGTGTTCGTCGGCGGCGTGGTCGCTTCGACGCATACAATCGGCACGGAATCGGTGCCGCCGTCGTGGCGCGGCGCGGTGTCCGGCCTGGTGGGCGGCGGCGGCGCGGGCATCGGCGCGCTGCTGGCGTCGATCACGTACATGGCAATGACGGCGCTGTTCCCCGGCGACGCCTTCGAGGTCTGGGGATGGCGATGCATGTTCTTCGCCGGCATTGTCAGCTCGGTGCTGGGGCTGGTCATCTTCAACTCGCTGGAAGAGTCGCCGCTGTGGAAGCAGCTGCAGGCGGAAAAGGCCGCCAGCGGCCACGCCAAACCGCAAGCGCATCCGCTGCGCACGCTGTTCTCGCGCGAGTATCGTGGCATCCTGCTGGTCAACATCCTGCTGACCGTGGGCGCAGGCAGCACCTACTACCTGACTTCCGGCTACCTTCCCACCTTCCTCAAGGTCGTGGTCAAGGCGTCCCCCGGCGAGTCCTCGGCCATCCTGATGCTGAGCAGCCTCGGTGTGATCGTCGCGTCGGTGGCAGCAGGGCATTTCAGCACGCTGGTCGGCCGCAAGCGGGCCTTCCTGCTAATCGGCGCGGTCAGCCTGGTGCTGATGCCGTTGCTCTACCAATGGATGCCCGCCGCGCCAACCGCCACCCTGCGCGGCGTCTACGCGGTGGCGCTCAGCATGCTCGGGTGCGCCGGCTTCGCCCCGATCCTCATCTTCCTGAACGAGCGGTTTCCCACCAGCATCCGCGCCTCCGGCACGGGCTTGTCGTGGAACATCGGCTTCGCCATCGGCGGAATGATGCCGACGCTCGCCTCGCTCGCCGCAGGCACGCCCGCCGACCTTCCGGTGATCCTTGGTGTTTTCCTTGCGGTCGTCACGCTGGCCTATCTGGCAGGCGCCGCAATCGTGCCGGAGACACTGGGCCGTCTCGGCGAAAAGTAGACATGCCACGCTTGAGCGGGAATCTATGACGGCCGTGCTGGTGGTCTAGGCAACGCTGGACCGAAACCCGTTGGGGCGCTCGCGGGCGGTCGATCAAGGGATTGGCCGCGGAGTCAACCATCAACGTCAAATCCGCCACGTTGGGATCAGCAAACTGCCGAACGGTGCCGTAGAACAAAGGAAAGTTGGGTCTTCCGCAATTTGTGTGACGACGGCGAACTCGCGTGGAGGACCTTGCCGTCGTCCCCTCACTACCACCATTCTTCTGCTTGTTGAAAACGTCGGCGAGCCCGCCAGGGTTCGTCCTAGCCGTACGAGCTCACCCGCCCGCGATGGCGACCGGACTAGCGTGTCATGCAGGACAAGGCAGGTCTATCAGTTTGGCTTCAATACCCGCAGCCGCAGAAGCTCGATGTTCGCGCGCCCATACATCTGGCGCTTGAGGAACTTGAGCCGGTTGACGTGACCCTCGGTCTGGCCATTGCTGCCATGGCAGCTTGAAGGCCGCCCGCATAGCCGGTAAGTCGGCGCGCAGGCTTTGCGCGAACCTACGCATTTCCGCAGCGTCGCAGCACGACAGACGCTTCAACCATCGATCGAACTGCCGCGGACTTCGCCGGCGCATGAGCCCGAGAAACTCCCGCGCGAGGCTGCGGACCTCGCCCACCACGGGTTCGATCTTGCACAGCGCCTGCACGAAGCGCTCGGGTCCGCGCTCCTGGGCTCCGCGACCGCGAGCTCCTCCATCCTATAAGCCATCCGAATACGCGCCTGGCCGACGGGCACGGCATCGTGCGCACGGGTGCTGGGAAAAGAGCTTCTTGCCCTGCGGAAAAAGGAGGCGAATCACGCAATTCCGAACGGCGGCGCGACTGCCCGTATAGCCCCGCTGCTTGAGTTCCTGCCAGATCAGTTCAGGAAAGCGACAGCCCTGTGCGATTCGCTCCTCGATATAGCTGCGATAGGGATTTAAAGGCGTCGGACCCCGCGCCCTGGGTGCGCGCTCGGGGAATGCCCCCGCGGTGATGAAGTTGCGCACGGTTCGATGGTCGATTGAGAGCTCGTGCCCGATTCCTTTCATCGTGCCGCCCTGGGCGTGTAGCGCCATAACCCGCTCGTACAGCGCCACCCGCGAGGCGCGTCGCTGATCGCTCAGACGCTGCCATGACCACAGTGAGTTGCGGCTCAGCTCCCGCTGCCGTCCCAGGGTCACGCCACCGACCTCGACTTGCTGCGCGGCTTGGCGCAGTTGCGGTCCGAGTCGGCACAGCAGTCTCTCAACGTTGTCGCGCAAGTTGCACAGTAGATGCCAGCGATCCGAGATTTGCGTGGCTGCCGGCAGCGCGATGTCGACCGCCTCGCAGTAGGCCCCAGCCCGGTCCCTGGCGACGATCTCGATCGATGGGTGCGCACGCATCCACGCGGCCACCGCAGTTCCTTCCCTGCCGGCGAACACTTCGATAGGCTCACGCCGCTCCAGGTCGACGATGATCGTTCCGTACTGGTGACCGCGCGCGATCGCCCAGTCATCGATGCCGACGACCCGCGGTCGTGGTTTGCGCTTGCGCTCAGGAGCTCTGCGCAACTCCCACAGCACGGTGTCGGCACTGGTGCGCAAGCCCAGGACGTTAGCAAGCCTGGCTGCCGCCTCACCACCGAGGGCATGGCCCAGCGCGTGCAACGCCCGAGCCTGCGATCGCGTACGACGTTGATGCGGACCGGCTAAGGCGTGGATGTTCTCGGCAAAGGTACGACGCGGGCAGCCGGCGTTTGCACACTTGAAGCGACGCACCTCAACGGCGAGAACGACCCGCTGCTCGAGCATCGGACGTTCTTCCAGCCTGCGCACATAGCTGCCGTGGCGTCGATTACTCCAACGATGGCAGGCAGGACAAGGTGCCGCGCGAACCGTACTGCAGGCTTCGACGGTAATGGTCTCCCCTCGCGCATCGCTGGAGATGACGCGCTTACCCACACGGGCGAGAATACGATCGATCCCACCGAGAACGTGGCTCATGGTAACGATCAACGTAAAGCCAGATCGGCCCGAAATCAAGCCCTTGACGCGGTCGTCACACAAAGTGCGGGAGACCCATCTTTACTACACTTCACGGCAACACGACGGGAGTCAATTGCAAGGCGACCGTCGCCGCATTCGGGCGAGCTATCCCCACCTACACTCCCACGACGCATCGTGTAGTAACGTCGATCGCCGACTTAGCCATGGCCGACCGATTGGGCGCCGATATACGTCATCCACCACGATCGCATCGGCCTGAATGATCGACCTGGATGATGCCCATCGGACAACGCGCCACGACGTTGCCGGGAGGAATGCGCTGTTCCGCCTGCCGAAGCGCTTCCTCCTCTCAAAGAGATGCCCAGCGTCGCGAAATCGTGTCCTACGTCGGTGGCGCTAACGCCGGCCTCCGCACAGCGTTTATGAGGCATGCCACCGGCTGCGACATCCCGCCGGCTTGCACGTGAGCGACCAGCATGTCGACCTGCGCTATGTGTACGACAACTTTGGCCATGCCTCGATCGCCACCACCAGCGCCAACCTGCACAGCAAGAAGGGGTTGGAACCAGGGTTGATTTTGGCTTCCCGCTTACAAACGCGCTGTGCGGTCAAGCACGAAAGTCACTCCGCGATCGCGATAATCTGGTTTAGCTGCTCGCAAACGGCAGCAAAAACCTCCAAGGGCGCCTGCTTCCAGGGGTGAGCCCTTGCGTTTCGGGCTCGCCAGTCAAACGACTTGGGTTGATGGGCCAGAACGTAGCTGTCCTTTCCCTTCGGGCCCTGAAACTTGATCGCAAACGGATTGGTCTCGTTGTAGGCTGCCGTAGTCATCGGCAAGCCAATCACGATACTAGTCCTTTCATTAAACGGCCGCGGTGAAAGAACAAGCATCGGATGCATATCCTTCATCTCGCGGCCGGCTTGCGGATTGCAGTCGATCCAAATAATGTCTCGTCGTTCAGGCGCCCATAGCTTGCCCGCCATTACATGGCCTCCGCGCCGACACGCCGCGTGGCCATGGCTTCGCCGCCGTGCTTGATGGGGTCAAACAGGGCAAGCTTTTCCGCGAGAGTGAGGGCACGACGACCAACTGGTCGAACAGTTACGCCAATCTCATCGACGGATACCTCCACTTCCTGACCCTCGGCGAAATGTGCAGAACGAGCCACCGCAGTGGGGATTCGAACGGCCAAGCTGTTGCCCCACTTCTGAATCGTCAGGGTTGCGCTTTTTCGCATGAAGATGCCTCCAAACAATGTTGATACAAGTATAAACATAACATATCTATGTTTCAACGCGTATCTACTTCACTCCCTCGACGTTGCTCGCCATCGCTGCCAACCAATGATTTTCTCCGCCCTAAAATACACTTGGGCGGCGCCATACCGATGCTGCACTTACACTGCGATAGGCTGCGCGAGCCCCCGGTTTCACCCCAGGCCACGTCTGTATCCAGTATGCGCCCGGCCTGTCGAAGCAACCCACGAGCGCAGCACGCCCCCCCCTGCAATACGTCGACATGGGCGCCGAGCCGGTCGGCTCCGCAGGAGCGGCATCGAATCGGTTGGGGCACCCCGAAGAAGGAAGAACCGTGATTCAACGCAGATCTCGTTCGCGCTATTCCGGGCAGCGCCGGCTATGGCAGCATCCACGGCGACATCGTAGCCCGCTGGAAGCCACCGGACGCGCTGATGACTGCCACGACAGGGAAATCGGTCGCCGCATTGTCGAGCTTGAGCAAGGCAGGCCAGGACCGCACGGCATGGGCAAGCCTTGCTCAAGCGACGATCACTGATCTTTCGAGGAGGTTCCGGCGCGGCACCTCTAGGTCCGTCGACCACATTCCGCAGACACCGCCTGCGAAATTGCCTAGCCACGTGACTTCGCAGACATGCCGGTAACGAAAATTTCGAAGCCCCCCCCCCCGGAACACCGTCCACCGGTCCGCCCTAGGCAAAGCCTTCTCAGTGCCCTAGTCGGCTTTCGGCTGTCTGTGCTCCCAGTGCGCAACGAGATGGCGCGCAAGCAACAGACAGGATTCGTGCCCTTCTTGATTAGATGCTAGATTTGGTGCAAAATTACATCAATTTTGAGGCAAGGAACATGTTATGCGCACCACCGTCACCATCGACGATGCCCTCTATGAACAAGCGCTAGAGGTGGCCGACCCCGGCATGGACAAATCCGACCTTTTTCGTGAGGCCATCAAGACTTTCGTCCGGGTACAAGCGGCCAAGCGCCTCGCGGCACTGGGTGGCGCCGCTCCAGGCATGCAAGATGTGCCACGTCGCCGTATGGAGCCTGAAGCGAAATGAGCGTCCTCGTCGATACCTCTGTATGGGTCGATCATTTTAAGAACCGCAATGACGCACTGGTCAATTTGATCGTGTCGGATCAAGCACTGACCCACCCTATGGTCTTGGTTGAATTGGCTTGCG contains:
- a CDS encoding crotonase (K16880: hmfE; 2-oxoglutaroyl-CoA hydrolase), with the translated sequence MTQPFALTHPDQQRLQDLDGFSVEIDPARERADIILHRPPYNVISMAARDQLRAVFEALDADDRVRVIVLRAQGKHFSSGGDIRGFLEASPEHVSNLAWNVAAPARCSKPVIAANRGYCFGVGFELSLACDFRIATATTEYALPEQKLGQIPGSGGSARLQKMVGVGRTKDIVMRSRRIAGRQAYEWGIAVDCVADAELEAATDALADELRAFSPLAQRTAKKLLNDTEDAPLSIAIELEGHCYSRLRSSDDFREGVEAFHAKRNPEFRGS
- a CDS encoding MFS transporter; amino-acid sequence: MEVLANDKVPTSGAPVAANNRQVLGAVTASCMGWALDLFDLFILLFVAPVIGKLFFPSKHAMLSLAAVYASFAVTLLMRPLGSAIFGAYADRHGRKGAMVVAVTGVGLSTAAFGLLPTVAQIGLFAPALFILLRLVQGVFVGGVVASTHTIGTESVPPSWRGAVSGLVGGGGAGIGALLASITYMAMTALFPGDAFEVWGWRCMFFAGIVSSVLGLVIFNSLEESPLWKQLQAEKAASGHAKPQAHPLRTLFSREYRGILLVNILLTVGAGSTYYLTSGYLPTFLKVVVKASPGESSAILMLSSLGVIVASVAAGHFSTLVGRKRAFLLIGAVSLVLMPLLYQWMPAAPTATLRGVYAVALSMLGCAGFAPILIFLNERFPTSIRASGTGLSWNIGFAIGGMMPTLASLAAGTPADLPVILGVFLAVVTLAYLAGAAIVPETLGRLGEK
- a CDS encoding hypothetical protein (K07485: K07485; transposase), producing the protein MLEQRVVLAVEVRRFKCANAGCPRRTFAENIHALAGPHQRRTRSQARALHALGHALGGEAAARLANVLGLRTSADTVLWELRRAPERKRKPRPRVVGIDDWAIARGHQYGTIIVDLERREPIEVFAGREGTAVAAWMRAHPSIEIVARDRAGAYCEAVDIALPAATQISDRWHLLCNLRDNVERLLCRLGPQLRQAAQQVEVGGVTLGRQRELSRNSLWSWQRLSDQRRASRVALYERVMALHAQGGTMKGIGHELSIDHRTVRNFITAGAFPERAPRARGPTPLNPYRSYIEERIAQGCRFPELIWQELKQRGYTGSRAAVRNCVIRLLFPQGKKLFSQHPCARCRARRPGAYSDGL
- a CDS encoding growth inhibitor PemK (K07171: K07171; mRNA interferase [EC:3.1.-.-]) — encoded protein: MAGKLWAPERRDIIWIDCNPQAGREMKDMHPMLVLSPRPFNERTSIVIGLPMTTAAYNETNPFAIKFQGPKGKDSYVLAHQPKSFDWRARNARAHPWKQAPLEVFAAVCEQLNQIIAIAE
- a CDS encoding PbsX family transcriptional regulator (K07172: K07172; antitoxin) → MKHRYVMFILVSTLFGGIFMRKSATLTIQKWGNSLAVRIPTAVARSAHFAEGQEVEVSVDEIGVTVRPVGRRALTLAEKLALFDPIKHGGEAMATRRVGAEAM
- a CDS encoding antitoxin of a toxin/antitoxin system, producing MRTTVTIDDALYEQALEVADPGMDKSDLFREAIKTFVRVQAAKRLAALGGAAPGMQDVPRRRMEPEAK